In a single window of the Cupriavidus sp. P-10 genome:
- a CDS encoding PhaM family polyhydroxyalkanoate granule multifunctional regulatory protein: MFGQIPDFTNSFDFMRRLWGGSAGMPGGLMPGLQAMTPPMDLDDLDKRIADLQAVESWLQLNTNLLRTTIQGLEVQRATLVALQTFGKALSPDAMQAAMENVARAANAPSASPPQRAGTGLGEEAPAAQPAGEPEPAPEPSAEATSESAPNAAVWWDLLQHQFSQIASSAAAASIAPFNMGGFGAGGTPAQPGTAPDAGAAPRKAAGNGNGNGDGARASATAKNGATSAAKSGTKAAAKPAAKKPAAKKPAAGKTAKATRTGNDDARDDNNGGDE; the protein is encoded by the coding sequence ATGTTCGGACAGATTCCCGATTTCACCAACAGCTTCGACTTCATGCGCCGCCTGTGGGGCGGCAGCGCCGGCATGCCCGGCGGCCTGATGCCCGGCCTGCAGGCAATGACGCCGCCGATGGACCTCGACGACCTCGACAAGCGCATCGCCGACCTCCAGGCCGTGGAAAGCTGGCTGCAACTCAATACCAACCTGCTGCGCACCACGATCCAGGGCCTGGAAGTCCAGCGCGCCACGCTGGTGGCGCTGCAGACCTTCGGCAAGGCGCTCTCGCCTGACGCCATGCAGGCGGCAATGGAAAACGTGGCGCGCGCGGCCAATGCGCCCAGCGCCTCGCCGCCGCAGCGCGCCGGCACCGGGCTGGGCGAAGAAGCGCCCGCGGCGCAGCCCGCGGGCGAGCCCGAGCCGGCGCCCGAGCCGTCGGCCGAGGCCACATCCGAAAGCGCACCCAACGCCGCGGTGTGGTGGGACCTGCTGCAGCATCAGTTCAGCCAGATCGCCAGCAGCGCCGCCGCGGCCAGCATCGCGCCGTTCAATATGGGCGGCTTCGGTGCCGGTGGCACGCCGGCGCAGCCGGGCACCGCGCCGGACGCCGGCGCCGCGCCACGCAAGGCCGCTGGCAACGGAAATGGCAATGGCGACGGCGCCAGGGCGAGCGCCACGGCAAAGAACGGCGCCACGAGTGCGGCCAAGTCCGGGACCAAGGCTGCGGCCAAGCCCGCTGCAAAGAAACCGGCCGCAAAGAAGCCCGCTGCCGGGAAGACAGCCAAGGCCACGCGCACCGGCAACGACGACGCCAGGGACGACAACAACGGCGGCGACGAATGA
- a CDS encoding patatin-like phospholipase family protein has product MMGGGARAAYQAGVLCGLARIAARHGKAHGGLPFGIIAGTSAGAINGAGLAIHASDFQAATQSLGALWHGIHADDVYRTDVLRVGVSGARWLSTLALGWATQRRAPRALFDNTPLGSMLGELFEPARVQASLDSGALQAFAVTALSYSTGRHVTFYQSHHRIHPWHRSQRIAVPASITVDHLLASASIPFLFPAMPLEIDGHHEWFGDGTMRQMSPLSPAIHLGASRVLAIGAASRQRSGWFDTVPAGGYPSLAQVGGQALASIFLDGLNADLERLLHINRLLARMPELAGDREGWRPVQVMTISPSEPIEALAAEHLKQLPRTVRALLAPLGGTEARGAAFASYLLFEPEFTQALMALGERDAEAQAAELAAFLYGVVPGTAPAALPEGAVSP; this is encoded by the coding sequence ATGATGGGCGGAGGCGCGCGCGCCGCCTACCAGGCCGGCGTGCTGTGCGGGCTGGCGCGGATCGCCGCGCGCCACGGCAAGGCGCATGGGGGGCTGCCGTTCGGCATTATCGCCGGCACCTCGGCGGGCGCGATCAACGGTGCCGGGCTGGCCATCCACGCCAGCGACTTCCAGGCCGCCACGCAAAGCCTGGGTGCGCTGTGGCACGGCATCCACGCCGACGACGTCTATCGTACTGACGTGCTGCGCGTGGGCGTGTCGGGCGCGCGCTGGCTGTCGACGCTGGCGCTGGGCTGGGCCACGCAGCGCAGGGCGCCGCGCGCGCTGTTCGACAACACCCCGCTGGGCAGCATGCTGGGCGAGCTGTTCGAGCCCGCGCGGGTGCAGGCCAGCCTGGACAGCGGCGCGCTGCAGGCGTTCGCGGTCACCGCGCTGTCCTACAGCACCGGCCGCCACGTCACCTTCTACCAGTCGCACCACCGTATCCATCCATGGCACCGCAGCCAGCGCATCGCGGTGCCGGCGTCGATCACGGTGGACCACCTGCTGGCATCGGCCTCGATCCCGTTCCTGTTCCCGGCGATGCCGCTGGAGATCGACGGCCATCACGAATGGTTCGGCGATGGCACCATGCGGCAGATGTCGCCGCTTTCGCCGGCCATCCACCTGGGCGCGTCGCGCGTCCTGGCGATCGGCGCGGCCTCGCGCCAGCGCTCCGGCTGGTTCGACACCGTGCCCGCCGGCGGCTATCCGTCGCTGGCGCAGGTAGGCGGCCAGGCGCTGGCCAGCATCTTCCTGGACGGGCTCAACGCCGACCTGGAGCGGCTGCTGCATATCAACCGGCTGCTGGCACGCATGCCGGAGCTCGCGGGCGACCGCGAGGGCTGGCGTCCGGTGCAGGTCATGACGATCTCCCCGAGCGAACCGATCGAAGCGCTCGCCGCCGAGCACCTGAAACAGCTGCCGCGCACCGTGCGCGCGCTGCTGGCGCCGCTGGGCGGCACCGAGGCGCGCGGCGCCGCCTTTGCCAGCTACCTGCTGTTCGAGCCCGAGTTCACCCAGGCGCTGATGGCGCTGGGCGAGCGCGACGCCGAAGCGCAGGCCGCCGAACTGGCCGCCTTCCTGTACGGTGTGGTGCCGGGTACGGCACCCGCTGCCTTGCCCGAGGGCGCGGTCTCGCCATGA
- a CDS encoding enoyl-CoA hydratase/isomerase family protein — MTASNDSPSTELSERYARYRALTLRRHGPILEIIMGAAQSANQKLATADANMHRELAEIWRDVSADPDIRVALIRGEGKGFSAGGDLALVEDMANDFETRTRVWHEARDLVYNVINCDKPVVSAMHGPAVGAGLVAGLLADISIAAKTARIVDGHTRLGVAAGDHAAIVWPLLCGMAKAKYYLMLCESVSGEEAERIGLVSLAVEEDELVARAFEVANRLAAGSQTAIRWTKYALNNWLRMAGPAFDTSLALEFMGFAGPDVHEGMASLRQKRPPQFR; from the coding sequence ATGACTGCTTCCAACGACTCGCCTTCCACTGAACTGTCCGAACGCTACGCCCGCTACCGGGCTCTGACGCTGCGCCGCCACGGCCCCATCCTCGAGATCATCATGGGCGCGGCCCAGTCGGCCAACCAGAAGCTGGCCACCGCCGACGCCAACATGCACCGCGAGCTGGCCGAGATCTGGCGCGACGTCTCCGCCGACCCCGACATCCGCGTGGCGCTGATCCGCGGCGAGGGCAAGGGCTTCTCCGCCGGCGGCGACCTGGCGCTGGTGGAGGACATGGCCAACGACTTCGAGACCCGCACGCGCGTGTGGCACGAAGCGCGCGACCTGGTCTACAACGTCATCAACTGCGACAAGCCGGTGGTCTCGGCCATGCACGGCCCGGCCGTAGGGGCCGGGCTGGTGGCGGGGCTGCTGGCCGATATCTCGATCGCCGCGAAGACCGCGCGCATCGTCGACGGCCACACCCGGCTGGGCGTGGCTGCGGGCGACCATGCCGCGATCGTGTGGCCGCTGCTGTGCGGAATGGCCAAGGCCAAGTACTATCTGATGCTGTGCGAGTCGGTCAGCGGCGAAGAGGCCGAGCGGATCGGCCTGGTCTCGCTCGCGGTGGAAGAGGACGAACTGGTGGCGCGCGCCTTCGAGGTTGCCAACCGGCTGGCGGCAGGATCGCAGACAGCGATCCGCTGGACCAAGTACGCCCTCAACAACTGGCTGCGCATGGCCGGTCCCGCCTTCGATACCTCGCTGGCGCTCGAATTCATGGGCTTTGCCGGCCCCGACGTGCACGAGGGCATGGCGAGCCTGCGCCAGAAGCGGCCGCCACAATTCAGGTAA
- a CDS encoding fumarylacetoacetate hydrolase family protein — protein MKLATLKDGSRDGQLVVVSRDLKQAHFATDIAGKLQTVLDDWHFFAPQLQDLYDALSAGRARHPFAFNPKDCMAPLPRAYQWADGSAYVNHVELVRKARGAEMPPEFWTDPLMYQGGSDDFLGPQDDIVCASEAFGIDFEAEVAVITGDVKMGATPEQAGDAIRLVMLANDVSLRNLIPAELGKGFGFFQSKPATAFSPVAVTPDELGEAWRERKVHLPMTVHWNSKKVGQPDCGTDMVFDFGMLIAHICKTRNVRAGSIVGSGTISNVDRKKGYCCIAEKRMLETIDDGKPATEFMKFGDAVKIEMFDAQGHSVFGAIDQLVAAP, from the coding sequence ATGAAACTCGCAACCCTGAAGGACGGTTCGCGCGACGGCCAGTTGGTGGTCGTGTCGCGCGACCTGAAGCAAGCCCACTTCGCCACCGATATCGCCGGCAAGCTGCAGACCGTGCTGGACGACTGGCATTTCTTCGCGCCGCAGCTGCAGGATCTGTACGACGCGCTCAGTGCCGGCCGCGCGCGTCATCCGTTCGCGTTCAATCCCAAGGACTGCATGGCGCCGCTGCCGCGCGCCTACCAGTGGGCCGACGGCTCCGCCTACGTCAACCACGTCGAGCTGGTGCGCAAGGCACGCGGCGCGGAGATGCCGCCCGAGTTCTGGACCGACCCGCTGATGTACCAGGGCGGCTCGGACGACTTCCTCGGCCCGCAGGACGACATCGTGTGCGCCAGCGAAGCCTTCGGCATCGACTTCGAGGCCGAGGTCGCGGTCATCACCGGCGACGTGAAGATGGGCGCCACGCCCGAGCAGGCCGGCGACGCGATCCGACTGGTGATGCTGGCCAACGACGTCTCGCTGCGCAACCTGATCCCGGCCGAGCTGGGCAAGGGCTTTGGCTTCTTCCAGAGCAAGCCGGCAACCGCCTTCTCGCCGGTCGCCGTCACGCCCGACGAGCTCGGCGAGGCCTGGCGGGAGCGCAAGGTGCACCTGCCGATGACGGTGCACTGGAACAGCAAGAAGGTCGGCCAGCCCGACTGCGGCACCGACATGGTGTTCGACTTCGGCATGCTGATCGCGCATATCTGCAAGACCCGCAACGTGCGCGCCGGCAGCATCGTCGGCTCGGGCACGATCTCCAATGTCGACCGCAAGAAGGGCTACTGCTGCATCGCCGAAAAGCGCATGCTCGAGACCATCGACGACGGCAAGCCCGCCACCGAGTTCATGAAATTCGGCGACGCGGTCAAGATCGAGATGTTCGACGCGCAGGGGCATTCGGTGTTTGGTGCGATCGACCAGCTGGTGGCGGCGCCCTGA